A portion of the Campylobacter concisus ATCC 51562 genome contains these proteins:
- the fliH gene encoding flagellar assembly protein FliH, with translation MKSSVITSETSPAHFIENYRFKVLGVGERAADSAPVLIEENNLSEELSEQNFGQKGENFVPQASHQTQTNSQNHFAPQAQSPQIQQGGESSFVEELLKKTDELSSNIIKLQMQIENQESEFAKRLEAEISRAKEDGKNEGIAQANAANEARINELEARFSTSAAKLDEQYVKFDEFLKKIEEELGQTAIKIAKEVIDKEISTSSNQIAHHLASSLIKELSNVKNIEIRVNPEDSDYLKEQFSKNERVKVSADDAISKGGVVIISDGGNIDATMQTRLEKLKMLVNNE, from the coding sequence ATGAAAAGCAGCGTAATAACCAGTGAAACTTCTCCAGCTCACTTTATAGAAAACTACAGATTTAAAGTACTTGGAGTTGGAGAGCGAGCCGCAGATAGTGCTCCTGTATTGATAGAAGAAAATAATCTTAGTGAAGAGCTAAGCGAGCAAAATTTTGGGCAAAAGGGTGAAAATTTTGTTCCTCAAGCTAGCCACCAAACGCAGACAAACTCACAAAATCACTTTGCTCCTCAGGCTCAAAGTCCACAAATACAGCAAGGAGGTGAGTCGAGCTTCGTCGAAGAGTTGCTTAAAAAAACAGATGAGCTAAGCAGCAACATCATTAAACTTCAAATGCAAATAGAAAATCAAGAGAGCGAATTTGCTAAACGCCTTGAGGCTGAAATTTCTCGTGCTAAAGAAGATGGCAAAAATGAGGGTATCGCCCAAGCAAATGCGGCAAATGAAGCAAGGATAAATGAGTTAGAGGCTAGATTTAGCACTTCAGCTGCAAAGTTAGATGAGCAGTACGTTAAATTTGATGAGTTTTTAAAGAAGATCGAAGAAGAGCTTGGACAAACTGCTATAAAAATCGCAAAAGAAGTAATCGATAAAGAAATTTCAACCTCTTCAAATCAGATCGCTCATCATCTAGCAAGCTCGCTTATAAAAGAGCTAAGTAATGTTAAAAATATAGAAATTCGCGTAAATCCAGAAGATAGCGACTATCTAAAAGAGCAATTTAGTAAAAACGAACGCGTAAAAGTAAGTGCTGATGATGCTATAAGTAAAGGTGGTGTGGTTATTATAAGTGATGGTGGCAATATCGATGCGACTATGCAAACAAGGCTAGAAAAACTAAAAATGCTGGTAAATAATGAATAA
- the fliG gene encoding flagellar motor switch protein FliG has translation MSIKLNDKQKMIYDDLSMPEKIAILLIQLGEEATALIFSHMDVDVITEISGYIATAKNIDKQVASAVLEEFYALMQSNQYMRSGGLEYAKEILYRTFGPEAAQKILDKLAKSMENSKSFGYLDKIKPQQLADFIIKEHPQTIALILAHMDSTSAAETLSFFSDELRSEVVIRMANLGDISPSVIKRVSTVLEGKLESLTSYKVEVGGPRAVAEVLNRLGQKASKSTIERIEQSDDKLATTIKELMFTFEDIINLNATAIREILKNVDKKDLMVAFKGSSDGIKDKFLSNMSQRAAEAFKEEMQYLGAVRVKDVEEAQRRIVETVQTLADQGVFQVGEADEMIE, from the coding sequence ATGTCAATAAAGCTAAATGACAAGCAAAAAATGATTTATGATGATCTATCGATGCCTGAAAAGATTGCTATTTTGCTGATTCAGCTTGGCGAAGAGGCAACTGCTCTTATATTTTCTCACATGGATGTTGATGTCATCACTGAAATTTCAGGCTATATCGCAACCGCAAAAAACATAGACAAACAAGTCGCAAGTGCTGTGCTAGAAGAATTTTACGCGCTAATGCAGTCAAATCAATATATGAGAAGTGGTGGTTTAGAGTATGCAAAAGAAATTCTTTACCGCACATTTGGTCCAGAGGCTGCTCAGAAAATTTTAGACAAGCTTGCAAAAAGCATGGAAAACTCAAAAAGCTTTGGCTATCTTGATAAGATAAAACCACAACAGCTTGCAGACTTTATCATAAAAGAGCACCCTCAAACCATCGCGCTAATACTAGCTCACATGGACTCAACGAGCGCTGCTGAAACGCTTAGTTTTTTCTCAGATGAGTTAAGAAGCGAGGTTGTCATTAGAATGGCAAATCTTGGTGATATTAGCCCATCGGTAATTAAGCGTGTTTCAACTGTACTTGAAGGCAAGCTTGAAAGTCTTACATCTTATAAAGTCGAAGTTGGCGGTCCAAGAGCTGTGGCAGAAGTGCTTAATAGACTTGGACAAAAAGCCAGCAAAAGTACGATCGAACGTATCGAACAAAGTGATGATAAGCTTGCAACAACGATTAAAGAGCTTATGTTTACATTTGAAGATATTATCAACCTTAACGCAACTGCGATTAGAGAAATTCTTAAAAATGTCGATAAAAAAGACCTTATGGTCGCATTTAAGGGCTCAAGCGATGGCATCAAGGATAAATTTTTATCAAATATGTCTCAGCGTGCAGCAGAAGCCTTTAAAGAGGAGATGCAATATCTTGGTGCGGTGCGTGTAAAAGATGTTGAAGAGGCCCAAAGGCGCATAGTAGAGACAGTGCAAACTCTAGCTGATCAAGGTGTATTCCAAGTCGGCGAAGCAGATGAGATGATAGAATGA
- the fliF gene encoding flagellar basal-body MS-ring/collar protein FliF — protein MDFKALLHQISQIYQKLSLKQKIVAASSIVLVVAFLVFLTLYKSKNENFAGYSVLFENISPNDSALILDQLNKDGIKYKLANEGTILVPTSDVYKERIAVATLGIPKESKIGFEIFDKQEFGATDAEQRVKFQRALEGELARTIESLSSIQKATVRIAIPKESVFTERQALPTASIVVELKPGVSLNAKQIFGIKNLVAASVTNLSTENVKIVNQDGVALGDEDGEFDSDAIAQQIRYKREFENNYEQKIVNVLAPIVGGVDKVVAKVNIDFDFDKKDTKSEVYDPNNVVRSESNIEEKRQGSAPNEVGGVPGAVSNIGPVQGLDDSTLKEQYNKSSQQTNYEISKKVTNVKGQFASINRVSAAVVIDGLYQSKKDKDGKPTGELEFAPLTKEQRESITNLIKQSIGYNQNRGDEVSLDNFEFKTGKDISTSEKMDGFVNNYVVPFMPLLKYIFAALLLYIFYKKVIVPFMQKMLEETKEEEEQVQDGLEDIEVDAEDTLEKFKAARKKVEEQLGLSGEFNEDELKYDVLLEKMRAVITERNEEIAMLLQDMVKNDSDFNMRKEI, from the coding sequence ATGGATTTTAAAGCATTACTTCATCAAATAAGTCAAATTTATCAAAAGCTTTCATTAAAGCAAAAAATCGTTGCAGCTAGCTCGATCGTCTTGGTCGTGGCATTTTTGGTATTTTTAACACTTTATAAAAGCAAAAATGAAAATTTTGCAGGTTATAGCGTTCTTTTTGAAAATATTAGCCCAAACGATTCTGCCTTAATACTTGATCAGCTAAACAAAGATGGCATTAAATATAAATTGGCAAACGAAGGCACTATCCTTGTGCCAACGAGTGATGTCTATAAAGAGCGTATCGCTGTTGCAACTCTTGGAATACCAAAAGAGAGCAAAATCGGCTTTGAAATTTTTGACAAGCAAGAATTTGGTGCGACTGATGCCGAGCAGAGAGTAAAATTTCAAAGAGCGCTTGAGGGCGAACTAGCTAGAACGATCGAGAGTCTCTCTTCTATCCAAAAAGCGACTGTTCGTATCGCTATCCCTAAAGAGAGCGTTTTTACTGAGCGTCAAGCACTTCCAACAGCTTCTATCGTAGTCGAGCTAAAACCAGGCGTTAGCCTAAATGCTAAGCAAATTTTTGGTATTAAAAACCTTGTTGCTGCCTCTGTTACAAACTTGAGCACAGAAAATGTAAAGATCGTAAATCAAGACGGCGTCGCACTTGGCGATGAAGATGGTGAGTTTGATAGTGACGCTATAGCTCAGCAGATACGCTATAAACGTGAATTTGAAAATAATTACGAGCAAAAGATCGTAAATGTGCTAGCTCCTATCGTGGGCGGTGTGGACAAGGTCGTAGCAAAGGTAAATATCGACTTTGACTTTGATAAAAAAGATACAAAAAGCGAGGTTTATGACCCAAATAACGTCGTAAGAAGTGAAAGCAATATCGAAGAAAAGCGCCAAGGCTCAGCACCAAATGAAGTAGGTGGTGTCCCAGGTGCAGTTAGCAACATAGGCCCTGTTCAAGGGCTAGATGACAGCACTTTAAAAGAGCAGTACAACAAAAGCTCACAGCAGACAAACTATGAAATTTCAAAGAAAGTAACAAATGTCAAAGGGCAGTTTGCTAGCATAAATAGAGTGAGTGCGGCTGTCGTTATAGACGGACTTTATCAGAGCAAAAAAGACAAAGACGGCAAGCCAACTGGCGAGCTTGAATTTGCCCCACTTACCAAAGAGCAAAGAGAGTCAATCACAAATTTGATCAAGCAATCAATCGGCTATAACCAAAATAGAGGCGATGAAGTAAGCTTAGATAACTTTGAGTTTAAAACTGGCAAAGATATAAGCACTAGCGAGAAGATGGATGGCTTTGTGAATAACTATGTAGTGCCATTTATGCCGCTATTAAAATATATTTTTGCAGCATTGTTGCTTTATATTTTTTATAAAAAAGTCATTGTGCCATTTATGCAAAAGATGCTTGAAGAGACAAAAGAAGAAGAGGAGCAAGTTCAAGATGGTCTTGAGGATATTGAGGTAGATGCTGAAGATACGCTTGAGAAATTTAAAGCTGCTCGCAAAAAGGTCGAAGAGCAACTAGGGCTTAGTGGCGAGTTTAATGAAGATGAACTAAAATACGATGTTTTACTTGAGAAAATGAGAGCGGTCATCACAGAAAGAAATGAAGAGATAGCAATGCTACTTCAAGATATGGTAAAAAATGACAGCGACTTTAATATGCGTAAGGAAATTTGA
- the hisC gene encoding histidinol-phosphate transaminase: protein MKFNDFLDDLVNYEAGKPIELVVREFGIEAKDVIKLASNENPFGTSKRVEEALKEVAKKAHLYPDDSYFELKEGLAKKFGVTSKNLIIGSGSDQIIEYALHAKANKQSGVLMAGVTFAMYEIYAKQTGAKIYRTKSVEHNLSEFLEIYNAHKDEISVIFLCLPNNPLGECLDADEVFKFIKSIDENTLVVFDCAYNEFAKFKDSKKEIKPSEVVKFKNAIYLGTFSKAYALGGMRVGYGVANEEIIGALSKLRAPFNITTPSLRAAIVALNDDEFVQQTMQNNFEQMKRYEEFAKQNGIEFIPSYTNFITFKFNEPKSSQICEKMLKKGIILRDLKSYALNAVRITIGLSWQNDRVFEELKQILK, encoded by the coding sequence ATGAAATTTAATGATTTTTTAGATGATTTAGTTAATTATGAGGCTGGAAAGCCGATCGAACTTGTAGTTAGAGAATTTGGTATCGAGGCAAAAGATGTGATAAAGCTAGCTAGCAACGAAAACCCTTTTGGCACGAGCAAACGCGTAGAGGAGGCGCTAAAAGAGGTCGCTAAAAAAGCACATCTCTATCCAGACGATAGCTACTTTGAGTTAAAAGAAGGACTGGCTAAGAAATTTGGCGTAACTAGCAAAAATTTAATCATTGGCTCTGGAAGTGACCAGATCATAGAGTATGCACTTCATGCGAAGGCAAACAAACAAAGTGGCGTTTTGATGGCTGGCGTGACATTTGCTATGTATGAAATTTATGCAAAACAAACCGGAGCTAAAATTTACCGCACAAAGAGCGTAGAGCATAATTTGAGTGAGTTTTTAGAAATTTATAATGCACATAAAGATGAAATTTCTGTCATCTTTCTTTGCTTGCCGAATAATCCACTTGGTGAGTGTTTGGACGCAGATGAGGTCTTTAAATTTATAAAAAGCATTGATGAAAACACGCTTGTTGTGTTTGATTGTGCTTACAACGAATTTGCAAAATTTAAAGATAGCAAAAAAGAGATAAAGCCAAGCGAAGTGGTAAAATTTAAAAATGCTATCTATCTTGGAACATTTTCTAAAGCTTATGCGCTTGGTGGTATGCGCGTGGGATACGGCGTGGCAAATGAAGAGATCATAGGCGCTCTCTCAAAACTAAGAGCTCCATTTAACATCACAACTCCAAGCCTAAGAGCTGCGATAGTAGCACTTAATGATGATGAGTTCGTGCAGCAAACCATGCAGAATAATTTCGAGCAAATGAAGAGATATGAGGAATTTGCAAAGCAAAATGGCATTGAGTTTATCCCAAGCTATACAAATTTCATAACTTTTAAATTTAATGAGCCAAAATCAAGTCAGATATGCGAAAAGATGCTAAAAAAGGGTATAATTTTGCGAGATCTAAAAAGCTACGCCTTAAATGCGGTAAGAATCACCATCGGCCTTAGCTGGCAAAATGATAGAGTTTTTGAAGAATTAAAGCAAATTTTAAAGTAG
- the pheA gene encoding prephenate dehydratase translates to MQELNELRKEIDAIDDLILNKLNERMILVEQIGKLKQTSGTPIYRPERERAIINRLTSLSKDKALNKAAIEAIYLEIFAVSRNLEMPQKIVYLGPEGTYTHQAAQSRFGAMSSYLPLATIEAVFTKLAQKEAKYGVVPIENNTEGAVGATLDCLSKFSDIKIVAELYVDIHHSFVSINEDLKEIKRIYSHPQGYNQCRKFLEDHLLNEVEFVPAKSTAAAAYMASMDRNSAAICSKIAAKIYNVPIIYETIEDNMANRTRFLILSDFKNARVENSKTSILAKTDHSPGRLADLLQIFKNENINITKLESRPIKQREFKSMFYLDFEGHIDDEKVQNAFELAKESGAEITWLGSYLNGDE, encoded by the coding sequence ATGCAAGAGCTAAATGAGCTTAGAAAAGAGATCGATGCGATCGATGATCTCATCTTAAATAAACTAAATGAAAGGATGATTTTAGTTGAGCAAATCGGCAAGCTAAAGCAAACTAGCGGAACGCCTATATATCGTCCTGAACGCGAGCGAGCTATCATAAACCGACTAACTAGTCTTAGCAAAGATAAAGCTTTAAATAAAGCTGCTATTGAAGCCATTTATCTTGAAATTTTTGCTGTGAGTAGAAATTTAGAAATGCCTCAAAAGATCGTATATCTAGGACCTGAGGGCACTTATACGCATCAAGCAGCACAGAGTAGATTTGGTGCGATGAGTTCATATTTGCCACTTGCGACCATCGAGGCGGTTTTTACAAAGCTAGCTCAAAAAGAGGCAAAATACGGCGTTGTGCCTATTGAAAACAACACCGAAGGCGCTGTTGGCGCTACGCTTGATTGTTTGAGCAAATTCAGTGATATAAAAATAGTTGCTGAGCTTTATGTGGATATCCATCACAGCTTTGTTAGCATAAATGAAGATCTAAAAGAGATAAAACGAATTTACTCGCATCCGCAAGGGTATAATCAATGCCGTAAATTTTTAGAAGATCACTTGTTAAATGAGGTCGAATTTGTCCCAGCAAAATCAACTGCAGCAGCCGCATACATGGCCTCTATGGATAGAAATTCAGCCGCCATTTGTTCAAAGATCGCAGCTAAAATTTACAACGTGCCGATCATTTACGAGACGATCGAGGACAATATGGCAAACAGAACGAGATTTCTCATTCTTAGCGACTTTAAAAACGCAAGAGTTGAAAACTCAAAAACTTCGATCCTAGCAAAGACTGATCACAGTCCAGGACGTCTTGCTGATCTACTTCAAATTTTTAAAAATGAAAATATAAATATCACAAAACTTGAGTCACGCCCTATCAAACAGCGTGAATTTAAGTCAATGTTCTATCTTGATTTTGAGGGGCATATAGACGATGAAAAGGTACAAAATGCCTTTGAACTTGCAAAAGAGAGCGGCGCTGAGATAACGTGGCTAGGAAGCTATTTGAATGGAGATGAGTGA
- the lysA gene encoding diaminopimelate decarboxylase codes for MDFKELANRYKTPLYVYDFNYIKSRYEALKNAFFARKSLICYAVKANSNLSVLKFLADLGAGFDCVSIGEVKRAFLAGAKRYQIIFSGVGKSDDELKEALKNEILLINVESFAELLRLEKIAKGLNLKARISIRVNPGVDAKTHPYISTGLNENKFGVDAETAKRMYIHAKASDSLEPTGIHFHIGSQLTSLSPIIDAANIVSELLRELRALEIDIKFFDVGGGLGIIYNDEKEINLYDYAQGILGALKGQDVTIVCEPGRFIVGNAGYFVASVLYEKFNGKKRFVITDGAMNDLIRPSLYGAHHEIFVCGKDKNLGPCDVVGPVCESGDFLAKDIELPECDSGDIIVVKGAGAYGFSMSSNYNTRNRAAEVCVLDGKDRLIRRRESFEDVVALEREFLESADARAK; via the coding sequence ATGGATTTTAAAGAGCTTGCAAATAGATACAAAACCCCACTTTACGTTTATGATTTTAACTACATAAAAAGCCGCTATGAAGCACTAAAGAATGCATTTTTTGCTAGAAAATCTCTCATTTGTTATGCGGTGAAAGCAAACTCAAATTTAAGTGTTTTGAAATTTCTAGCTGATCTTGGAGCTGGATTTGATTGTGTTAGCATTGGTGAAGTAAAAAGAGCGTTTTTAGCAGGTGCAAAGAGATATCAGATCATTTTTAGCGGTGTTGGCAAGAGCGATGATGAGCTAAAAGAGGCTTTAAAAAATGAGATTTTACTCATAAATGTCGAGAGTTTTGCTGAACTTTTAAGACTTGAAAAGATCGCAAAAGGGCTAAACTTAAAGGCAAGAATTAGCATTAGGGTAAATCCAGGTGTCGATGCAAAAACTCACCCATATATCTCAACAGGACTAAATGAAAATAAATTTGGCGTTGATGCTGAAACAGCTAAAAGAATGTACATCCACGCTAAAGCTTCAGACTCTCTTGAACCAACTGGTATACATTTTCATATCGGCTCTCAGCTAACATCACTTAGCCCGATAATCGATGCTGCAAATATCGTTAGTGAGCTTTTAAGAGAGCTAAGAGCACTTGAGATAGATATCAAATTTTTCGATGTTGGCGGCGGACTTGGCATCATTTATAACGATGAAAAAGAGATAAATTTATATGACTATGCACAAGGAATTTTGGGCGCACTAAAGGGTCAAGACGTAACTATCGTATGCGAGCCAGGACGCTTTATTGTGGGTAATGCTGGCTACTTTGTCGCAAGCGTTTTATATGAAAAATTTAATGGCAAAAAGAGATTTGTTATAACTGATGGTGCGATGAATGATCTTATTAGACCAAGCCTTTATGGTGCTCACCATGAAATTTTTGTTTGTGGCAAAGATAAAAATTTAGGCCCATGCGACGTGGTTGGTCCAGTTTGTGAAAGTGGCGATTTTTTAGCAAAAGATATAGAGTTGCCAGAGTGCGATAGTGGCGATATTATCGTGGTAAAAGGTGCTGGAGCTTATGGTTTTAGTATGAGCTCAAACTACAACACAAGAAACAGAGCCGCTGAGGTTTGCGTGCTTGATGGCAAAGATAGGCTGATAAGAAGACGCGAGAGCTTTGAGGATGTCGTGGCACTTGAGAGAGAATTTTTGGAGAGCGCTGATGCAAGAGCTAAATGA
- a CDS encoding LptF/LptG family permease: MKLYARYVGWVYIKSFLIVFLALELFYVGIDLLTNLKDLPPSANLQLLYVGLTSLSAIGYVLPLSLIFALIILHVNMVRSNELISFYALGISKNSLIFSPFFIALFITIFYVGLNFTPFAYAHDYQKSIAKNTAFSKSTNDSFLKFEGKFIYIKELNSVNQIANDVRIFEINGTNLLSTTFANHANFKDNEWILKDVNQTLLPQILELGEAGFNKIQSENLDALKGFKPKSIESAVSVENSKFNIPDAINFIKTFKNEGIGLDSAKTAFYNLAIAPFFAPFLLLIFYYHLPVTGRFFNLALSTFIFVVITLVVWGLLFILVKFAQTSVILPEIGIVLPVILLLVYAIYLIKSHR, from the coding sequence ATGAAATTATACGCCAGATACGTTGGCTGGGTCTATATAAAATCTTTTCTTATCGTATTTTTAGCGCTTGAACTATTTTATGTTGGTATCGATCTACTTACAAATTTAAAAGATCTGCCACCATCTGCAAACCTTCAGCTCCTTTATGTTGGGCTTACATCGCTTAGCGCTATTGGCTATGTTTTACCACTTTCGCTCATTTTTGCACTCATTATTTTACATGTAAATATGGTTCGCTCAAACGAGCTAATCAGTTTTTATGCGCTTGGTATTAGTAAAAATAGCTTAATTTTTTCACCATTTTTTATTGCACTTTTTATAACTATTTTTTATGTTGGCTTAAATTTTACTCCATTTGCCTATGCACACGACTATCAAAAAAGCATCGCTAAAAATACGGCTTTCTCAAAAAGCACAAATGATTCGTTTTTAAAATTTGAAGGCAAATTTATCTACATAAAAGAGCTAAATTCTGTGAATCAAATAGCAAATGATGTTAGAATTTTTGAGATAAATGGCACAAATTTACTCTCAACTACATTTGCAAATCATGCTAATTTTAAAGACAATGAGTGGATTTTAAAAGATGTTAATCAAACCCTTTTACCTCAAATTTTAGAGCTTGGTGAAGCTGGTTTTAATAAAATACAAAGCGAGAACTTAGATGCACTAAAAGGCTTTAAACCAAAGAGTATTGAAAGCGCTGTTAGTGTTGAAAACTCAAAATTTAATATCCCAGATGCGATAAATTTTATAAAGACATTTAAAAATGAAGGCATCGGCCTTGATAGCGCAAAAACAGCTTTTTACAACCTTGCTATCGCACCATTTTTTGCACCATTTTTGTTGCTCATTTTTTACTATCATTTGCCTGTAACTGGTAGATTTTTTAATCTTGCACTTTCGACTTTTATCTTTGTTGTGATAACTCTTGTCGTTTGGGGTCTGCTCTTTATTCTTGTAAAATTTGCACAAACTTCTGTGATTTTGCCAGAAATCGGCATAGTTTTGCCAGTTATTTTACTTTTGGTATACGCCATTTATCTCATAAAATCGCATCGTTAA
- the pth gene encoding aminoacyl-tRNA hydrolase — translation MTLIAGLGNPGSKYENTRHNIGFMLIDLLKDSNYKDVSSAKFQGEVFKFNDIILLKPTTFMNLSGQSVKAVKDFYKPDRIIVIHDDLDLGFGAVKFKKGGSSGGHNGIKSIDGLIGNDYERVRVGIGHLGDAKNFVLGEFSDEEKKALDEILAYTKHAVCELLKSDINEISQKFTIKKGLIK, via the coding sequence GTGACACTAATAGCGGGGCTGGGAAATCCTGGCTCCAAATATGAAAACACTAGACATAATATAGGTTTTATGCTTATAGATCTCCTAAAAGACTCAAATTACAAAGATGTTAGCTCAGCCAAATTCCAAGGCGAAGTTTTTAAATTCAATGACATTATCTTGCTAAAACCAACAACCTTTATGAACCTCTCGGGACAAAGTGTAAAAGCGGTCAAAGATTTTTATAAACCAGATAGAATAATCGTAATACACGATGACCTTGATCTTGGTTTTGGTGCGGTTAAATTTAAAAAAGGCGGCAGTAGTGGTGGGCATAACGGCATAAAATCGATCGATGGACTAATAGGCAATGACTACGAAAGGGTGCGTGTTGGCATTGGGCACCTTGGTGATGCTAAAAATTTTGTTCTTGGAGAGTTTAGTGATGAGGAGAAAAAGGCTTTAGATGAAATTTTAGCCTACACAAAACATGCAGTTTGTGAGCTACTAAAGAGCGACATTAACGAAATTTCGCAAAAATTTACGATAAAAAAAGGTCTTATCAAATGA
- a CDS encoding 50S ribosomal protein L25/general stress protein Ctc, whose translation MLEGIVRESIGKKSAKALRRDGYLIANIYGKGLENVAAAFKVNDFIKEARKKESLAFDVKVGGKVYNVVIVDYQRDVVTSDLKHVDLKVALPGVLSKYMIPVKPVGTPIGLKNKGVLIQSKRRLCVKCTAENLPNSFDVDVSKLDIDDTILVRDITAPKGVTIVDADRVAVLGVIKAK comes from the coding sequence ATGTTAGAGGGTATCGTTAGAGAGAGTATCGGTAAGAAGTCTGCAAAGGCTTTGAGAAGAGATGGTTATCTAATCGCCAACATTTATGGCAAGGGATTAGAGAATGTTGCAGCTGCTTTTAAAGTAAATGACTTTATTAAAGAGGCACGCAAAAAAGAGAGCCTTGCTTTTGATGTAAAAGTAGGCGGAAAAGTTTATAATGTCGTTATTGTTGATTACCAAAGAGATGTTGTTACAAGCGATCTTAAACACGTAGATCTAAAAGTAGCACTTCCAGGCGTTTTATCAAAATATATGATCCCAGTTAAGCCAGTTGGAACACCTATTGGTCTTAAAAATAAGGGCGTTTTGATCCAATCAAAAAGACGTCTTTGCGTAAAATGTACAGCTGAAAATTTACCAAATTCATTTGACGTTGATGTAAGCAAACTCGACATCGACGATACTATTTTGGTTCGTGATATCACAGCTCCTAAAGGCGTTACTATTGTAGACGCTGACCGTGTTGCGGTACTTGGAGTTATTAAAGCTAAATAA
- a CDS encoding transaldolase, with product MYDNEAKFSLWCDFIERNFLQSEFNSLLENNIINGATSNPAIFKTAFASPAYKKIIETSNKRHPKDLYEILATQDIKIAACKMLKNYANGDDGFVSIEVDPNLSDDTAATIEEGIRLHNLISMPNVMIKIPATKDGYEAMSALMARGISVNATLIFSPDQAKNCLEAFKEGSKAYASRFIDTTMPKGVISVFVSRFDRKLDEVMAAKSLPTGQVGIMNAANIYHLIEDFGLENVRTLFASTGVKGGGLRGDYYVRELMYKNSINTAPLETIKEFIKEKAEAKNVPSKENISSFFQIIKNNEIDINVVYKDLLSDGLKQFVSAFDDIMKSL from the coding sequence ATGTATGACAACGAAGCTAAATTCTCTCTTTGGTGTGATTTTATAGAGAGAAATTTTTTACAAAGTGAATTTAACTCTTTATTGGAAAATAATATTATAAACGGTGCTACAAGCAACCCAGCTATTTTTAAAACAGCGTTTGCTTCACCTGCTTATAAAAAGATCATAGAAACTAGCAATAAACGCCACCCAAAAGATCTTTATGAAATTTTAGCTACTCAAGATATAAAAATCGCCGCATGTAAAATGTTAAAAAATTATGCAAATGGCGATGATGGCTTTGTAAGCATTGAGGTTGATCCAAATTTAAGTGATGATACAGCCGCAACGATAGAAGAAGGTATCAGGCTTCATAATCTAATATCAATGCCAAATGTTATGATAAAAATTCCAGCTACAAAAGATGGCTATGAGGCGATGAGTGCGCTTATGGCAAGGGGGATTAGCGTAAATGCTACGCTTATATTCTCACCAGATCAGGCTAAAAACTGCCTTGAAGCATTTAAAGAAGGCAGTAAGGCTTATGCAAGTCGCTTTATAGATACCACTATGCCAAAAGGTGTGATAAGTGTTTTTGTAAGTAGATTTGATAGAAAGCTTGATGAGGTTATGGCTGCAAAGAGCTTGCCAACTGGACAAGTCGGTATAATGAATGCTGCGAATATATACCACCTTATTGAAGATTTTGGACTAGAAAATGTAAGAACACTTTTTGCAAGCACAGGCGTAAAAGGTGGTGGTTTAAGAGGGGATTATTACGTTAGAGAGCTAATGTATAAAAATTCTATAAATACAGCACCATTAGAGACGATAAAAGAATTTATAAAAGAAAAAGCAGAGGCAAAAAATGTGCCTAGTAAAGAAAATATCTCAAGCTTTTTCCAGATTATAAAAAATAATGAGATAGATATAAATGTCGTTTATAAAGATTTATTAAGCGATGGTTTAAAGCAGTTTGTATCAGCATTTGATGATATTATGAAATCACTTTAG